In Magnetospirillum sp. 15-1, the sequence CGATGCGGATGCGGGCCTGCCCGTCCAGGCTGCGCAGCGAAATGGACAAGGCCCGCTGCGACCGCGAGGTCTGGCCCATGGCCTCCATGGCGTTGCGCACCAGATTGAGGATCACCTGCTCGATCAGGATGTGGTCGGCCTCGACCCTGGGGCGGACGCCGTCCATGTCCAGGTCGATGCGGATGCCCCGCTTGCGGGCGTCGGGCTCGAGAAAGCCCACCGCGCCCTCGATGATCTCGTCCAGGAAGCAGGGCAGCACCATGGGCTCGCTCTTGCGCACGAAGTCGTGGATGCGCCGGATGATCTGGCCGGCCCGCTGGGCCTGCGCCCCCAGCTTGGTGAGCGGCGGCACCAGTTCCTCGGGCCGGGTGTCGCCCGCCGACAGGCGGTTGAGGCAGCCGGTGGTGTAGGAGGCGATGGCCGACAGGGGCTGGTTCAGTTCGTGGGCGAGCGTCGAGGCCATCTCACCCATGGTGATCAGGCGCGCGGTGTGCTGCAGCTTCTCCTGATGCTGGCGCGACAGTTCCTCGGCCCGCTTGCGCTCGGTGACGTCGAGCACCGAGGCCATCCAGCCGGTGTGGCGCCCGTCGGAATCGATCAGCGGCGCCTCGTAGACCAGCGCGTTGAAGCGCTCGCCGTTCTTGCGCCGGAACACCAGTTCGAAACCCTCCACCGGGGCTTCGCCGCGCAGCACCGCGCGGTGCAGTTCGTAGGTGTGCTCCAGGTCTTCCGGCACCCAATAGAGCATGGGCGGCACGGTGCCCACCAGTTCCTCGGCGGTCCAGCCCACCATGTGGCAGAAGGCGGGATTGACGTAGGTGATCCGCCCCTCCAGGTCGCGGGCCCGCATGCCGACGGTCAGCGAATCCTCCATGGCCTTCCTGAAGGAGTGCTCGGTGCGGAGCGCCTGCTCGGCCGCCAGCCGCCGCCGCACGTGGCGCCGGAGCGCCCACAGGCTGGACACCGACAGGATCGACAGGATGAAGATCGCCGCCGCCAGCACGTTGCGCAGCAATTGCGGGTCGCTGTGATACGAGATGGCCACCAGCTCCAGGCCATGACCGGGCGGCTCGAAGCGTAAATTGTAGCTGGCGCCCGGCTCCGAGGGCGACAGTTGCGACTTGGCGGCCAGCAGGGTGCCGTTGCCGTCCAGAATCTCCAGCCGGTAGGCCTGGGCGAACCACCAGGGCACATGATGGGCCAGCATGGCGTCCAGGGAGAACACCCCGGCCACCGTTCCGGCGAAATGCCCGTCCCGGAAGAACGGAACCTGCGCCTCGAAGCGCGCGCCCTTGCCCTCGACCGTGAAGGGCGGACCATAGACCGGACGCCCGGAACTGCGGGCCAGCGCCAGGGTGGTCGACCACTGGGGATCGGCGGCCAGCGCCGCCCCGGTCTCCACCGGCGGCAAGGACTGGACGACCGTTCCGTCCACGTCGCGGACAATGATCCGCTCGATCTCGGGATCGGCCGAGCTCAATGCCCGGCCCTGCAGGACGAACTCGCCCGATGCGGCGCCGTCGCGCCCCGCCAGATCGGCCAGCTGCCCCAGCCGCTCGACGCCGGAGGACAGATGGAAATAGAGGTTCTGCTCGACCCACAGGATGTCCTGGATCAGGACCCGCTTCTCCTCCTCCACCTCGTTGCGGTGCAAAAGCCACAGCAGCACGCCCAGCAGCATGACCACCAGCCCCATGGCCACCACAGGCATGGCCTGAATGGCATGGCGGTCTCGCAGGGCCTTGGGCGTGTTCATGGGTCCTTTCCGCTTGTGGATCACCACAATGGCCGAGGTTTTGCCGGATTCCTATAGTAGTGTGGAATAGCCCTATCTAAGGGTACCTTGGGAGGAAAACTATGAAGTTGGGAACCTTCTTCGCGGGGGCCGTGGCCGCCTGCATGCTCGCCGGCACGGCCATGGCCCAGCAGGCTCAGCCGATCGTCATCAAGTTCAGTCACGTGGTCGCCCCGGACACCCCCAAGGGCAAGGGGGCCGAGTACTTCAAGAAGCTGGCCGAGGAACGCACCAAGGGTCGCGTCAAGGTCGAGGTCTATCCCAACAGCCAGCTCTACAAGGACAAGGAAGAGATGGAGGCCCTGCAGTTGGGCGCCGTCCAGATGCTTGCCCCGTCGCTGGCCAAGTTCGGCCCGCTGGGCGTCAAGGAATTCGAGGTCTTCGACCTGCCCTACATCTTCCCCAGCAAGGACGTGCTGCGCGCCGTCACCGGCGGCCCGGTGGGCGCCAGCCTGCTGAAGAAGCTGGAAGGCAAGGGCATCATCGGCCTGGCCTATTGGGACAACGGCTTCAAGATCATGAGCGCCAACAAGCCGCTCAAGACCCCCGCCGATCTCAAGGGCGTCAAGATGCGCATCCAGTCCTCCAAGGTGCTGGACGCCGAGATGCGGGCGCTGGGCGCCCTGCCCCAGGTCATGGCCTTCTCGGAAGTCTATCAGGCGCTGCAGACCGGCGTGGTCGACGGCACCGAGAATCCGCCCAGCAACATGTACACCCAGAAGATGCACGAGGTGCAGAAGCACGCCACCATGACCAACCATGGCTATCTCGGCTATGCGGTGATCGTGAACAAGAAGTTCTGGGAAGGCCTGCCCGCCGACCTGCGCGCCACCCTGGAAGGCGCCATGAACGAGGCCACCGTCTTCGCCAACGCCATAGCCCAGACCGAGAACGACGACGCGGTGAAGGCCATGAAGGCGTCGGGCAAGACCGAGTTCCACGAGCCGACCGCTCCCGAGATGGACGCTTGGCGCAAGGCCCTGCTGCCCGTGCACAAGGACATGGAAGGCCGGGTCGGCAAGGACCTGATCGAATCGTTCTACAAGGAAGCCGCCAAGTTCGGCTTCAAGAACTGATTTCGGCCTGAGAGGGGCGCCCGACCCGGGCGCCCCGCCTCGTCCGTTTCCATCCATCCGGCTTTCGTGGGAGGCCCCATGCTGAGAGCCCTTGATCACCTGGAGGAATGGCTGATCGCCTTTCTCATGGGCGCGGCGACGCTGATCATCTTCGTCGCCGTTCTGCAACGCTACGCGGCGGGTACCGAGCTGCTGTATCCCCTGGTTGGGCATCTGGATTTCTCCTGGGCCCAGGAACTGTGCATCATCATGTTCGTGTGGATGGCCAAGTTCGGCGCCGCCTATGGCGTGCGGACCGGCATCCACGTGGGCGTCGACGTGGTGATCAACCGCCTCAATCCCCAGTGGCGGGCCAAGCTCATCGTGTTCGGCCTGCTGGCCGGCGCGCTGTTCACCGGCATCGTCGCCACCATGGGCGGACATTTCGTCATGGAGAACGGCGCCCATTACGCCTTCCTCCACGCCTTCGGCCTGCCCACCGGCGATTTGTACGAAGGCCCCATCACCCCGGACATGGAGGCCCCCACCTGGATCGTCTATTCGGCCATCCCGCTGGGCTCGGCCCTGATGTGTTTCCGCTTCCTGCAGGTCTGCGTCGGCTTCATCAAGACCGGTGAACTGCCCCATCACGACCACGGTCACGTGGAAGGCCTGGAAGAGGACACCACCGACCCGCAGCGGGCCGCCCAGGACATCAACTGGTTCGAGATGAAGGACAACCTCCACCCCAAGGGCGTCGATGCCGACAAGGGTGACGGCGAAGGGGAGAAGCGCTCATGAACGCCGCCGTCATCTTCGGG encodes:
- a CDS encoding PAS domain S-box protein, with translation MNTPKALRDRHAIQAMPVVAMGLVVMLLGVLLWLLHRNEVEEEKRVLIQDILWVEQNLYFHLSSGVERLGQLADLAGRDGAASGEFVLQGRALSSADPEIERIIVRDVDGTVVQSLPPVETGAALAADPQWSTTLALARSSGRPVYGPPFTVEGKGARFEAQVPFFRDGHFAGTVAGVFSLDAMLAHHVPWWFAQAYRLEILDGNGTLLAAKSQLSPSEPGASYNLRFEPPGHGLELVAISYHSDPQLLRNVLAAAIFILSILSVSSLWALRRHVRRRLAAEQALRTEHSFRKAMEDSLTVGMRARDLEGRITYVNPAFCHMVGWTAEELVGTVPPMLYWVPEDLEHTYELHRAVLRGEAPVEGFELVFRRKNGERFNALVYEAPLIDSDGRHTGWMASVLDVTERKRAEELSRQHQEKLQHTARLITMGEMASTLAHELNQPLSAIASYTTGCLNRLSAGDTRPEELVPPLTKLGAQAQRAGQIIRRIHDFVRKSEPMVLPCFLDEIIEGAVGFLEPDARKRGIRIDLDMDGVRPRVEADHILIEQVILNLVRNAMEAMGQTSRSQRALSISLRSLDGQARIRIADRGTGIAPEVAASLFSPFFTTKEEGMGMGLNICRSIVEAHRGHLWFEPNPEGGSIFLFTLPEMAG
- a CDS encoding TRAP transporter substrate-binding protein yields the protein MKLGTFFAGAVAACMLAGTAMAQQAQPIVIKFSHVVAPDTPKGKGAEYFKKLAEERTKGRVKVEVYPNSQLYKDKEEMEALQLGAVQMLAPSLAKFGPLGVKEFEVFDLPYIFPSKDVLRAVTGGPVGASLLKKLEGKGIIGLAYWDNGFKIMSANKPLKTPADLKGVKMRIQSSKVLDAEMRALGALPQVMAFSEVYQALQTGVVDGTENPPSNMYTQKMHEVQKHATMTNHGYLGYAVIVNKKFWEGLPADLRATLEGAMNEATVFANAIAQTENDDAVKAMKASGKTEFHEPTAPEMDAWRKALLPVHKDMEGRVGKDLIESFYKEAAKFGFKN
- a CDS encoding TRAP transporter small permease; translation: MLRALDHLEEWLIAFLMGAATLIIFVAVLQRYAAGTELLYPLVGHLDFSWAQELCIIMFVWMAKFGAAYGVRTGIHVGVDVVINRLNPQWRAKLIVFGLLAGALFTGIVATMGGHFVMENGAHYAFLHAFGLPTGDLYEGPITPDMEAPTWIVYSAIPLGSALMCFRFLQVCVGFIKTGELPHHDHGHVEGLEEDTTDPQRAAQDINWFEMKDNLHPKGVDADKGDGEGEKRS